CCTCGAGGGCATCGCCCGCGGCGTGGACATGTTCGACTGCGTCATGCCCACGCGCAACGGCCGCAACGGCATGCTCTTCACCTGGCAGGGCATCCTGAACATGCGCAACGCCAAGTGGGCGCAGGATTTCTCCGAAATCGACCCGGACGGCACCTCTTTTGTGGACCACACCTACTCGCGCGCCTACCTGCACCACCTGTTCGTGGCCGGCGAGATGTTCGCGGCGATGCTCGCCAGCCAGCACAACCTCGCCTTCTACCTGGATGTGGTCCGGCAGGCCCGCGCGCACATCGAGGCGGGGGATTTCGCCGCCTGGAAGGAAGACGCCGTGGCGCGCATCACAAGAAGGATCTAGCATGTTCGACAAAATCACGAAAATAGACTGGTACATCGCGAAGAAGTTCATCTCGACCTTCTTCCTGTCGATGGTGCTCATCATCGTCGTGATCATCATCTTCGACCTGTCCGAGAAGATTGACTATTTCGTCAAGAACGAGGCGCCGCTCAAGGCGATCGTCTTCGACTACTACTGCAACTACATCCCGTACATGATCAACATGTTCGCCTCGCTGTTCGTCTTCATCACGGTGATCTTCTTCACCTCCCGGATGGCGTCGAACTCCGAGATCATCGCGATCCTGTCCTGCGGCGTCAGGTTCCACCGGATGATGGTGCCCTACATCGCGTCGGCGACGCTCATCGCCCTGCTCTCGCTGGGGCTCAACCTCTACGTCATCCCGCACTCAAACGCCACGCGCATCGAGTTCGAGGCGAAATACATCAAGCGGCACAACAACTTCAACCTGCGCAACATCCACTACCAGATCTCGCCGGGCAAGTTCGTCTACATCGAGTCCTTCAGCCGCTGGAACAACACCGCCTACAAGTTCACCATCGAGGACATGGAGGGGCACCGGCTGGTCCGCAAGATCAGCGCCGAGAGCGCGGCCTGGGACAGCACCACGACCGGCTGGCAGCTGCGCAAGGTGATCACGCGCGACTACAGCACCGGCCTCAAGGACGACGTCCGCTACGCCGACCAGGTCGACACGGTCATCGGGCTGAAGCTCAAGGACCTGTTCAACAACGAGAAGACGGTCGAGACGCTTGCCATCGGGGCGCTGGACGAACTGATCGAGACGCAGAAACTGCGCGGCGACCCCAATGTCATGTACGCCCGCATCGAGAAGCAGCGCCGCCTGACGATGCCTTTCTCCGCCATCATCCTGACCATCATCGGCGTGTCGCTGTCCGCGCGCAAGCGGCGCGGCGGCATCGGCTGGAACATCGGCATCGGCATCGGACTGGCCTTCAGCTACATCTTCTTCCTGCGGATGAGCGAGATGTTCGTCTATACGGACACGCTCCCGCCCGGCATCGCCCTGTGGCTGCCGAACCTGCTGTTCGCCGGCGTCGCGTATTTCCTGTACAAAAGAGCCTGCAAATAGATTCCCGATCCGGTCGGGAACGACGAAATAAGAGATTATGACTGTCAAAGTGATCAACCGCAGCGCCAACCCGCTGCCCGCCTATGCCACACCGCTGGCCGCCGGACTGGACGTCCGCGCGGACAATGCGGAACCCATCGAACTCAAGCCCATGCAGCGCGCCATGGTCCCGACGGGCCTCTTCCTGGAGATCCCGGCGGGCTACGAGGTGCAGGTGCGCCCGCGCAGCGGCCTGGCCGCCAAGCGCGGCGTGACGGTGCTCAACGCGCCCGGCACCATCGACGCGGACTACCGCGGCGAGGTCTGCGTGATTCTCGTCAACCTCGGCACGGAACCGTTCGTGATCGAGCGCGGCGAGCGCATCGCACAGCTGGTGCTCGCGCGCCACGAGGTGATCGAGTGGGAGGAGAGCGAGGAGCTGGCCGCCTCCGAGCGGGGTGCCGGCGGATTCGGCAGCACGGGCGTGAAATAGTGTTTATATGGAAGACCTTTATCAGAAATACCTGGCCTGCGGCGGCCGCGTGACCACCGACAGCCGCGCCATCGCCGGGGGAGAGATTTTCTTCGCCCTGCGGGGCGAGAATTTCGACGGCAACGACTATGCCGCCAAGGCGCTGGAGAGCGGGGCGGCGTGGGCTGTCGTCAACGACGACGCCGAGCTGCCCGCCGACGCGCGCTTCATCCGCGTGGCCGACCCGCTGCAGACGCTGCGCGACCTGGCCATCTGGCACCGCACGCACGTGCGGGACGGCAAGCTGCCCGTGCTCGGCCTGACCGGCACCAACGGCAAGACCACCACCAAGAACCTCATCGCGGCCGTGCTCGCGAAGAAATACCGCGTAACTGCCACGCAGGGCAATCTCAACAACGACATCGGCGTGCCCCTGTCGCTGCTGTCCATCAAGTCCGACACGGAGATCGCCGTGATCGAGATGGGCGCCAACCACCCTGACGACATCGCCAAGCTGGTCCGGGTGAGCCGGCCCGACTATGGCCTGATCACCAACGTGGGCCGCGCCCACCTGCTGGGCTTCGGCTCCTTCGAGGGGGTCAAGGCCGCCAAGGGCGAGCTCTACAAGTGGCTCGGCAGCCACCGCGGCTCGGTCATCTTCCTCAATGAGGATGACCCCGACCTACGCGAAATGGCCGCCAAGCAGCCCTGCCACACCTTCGGCTACGGCATCGCGGCGCAGGGCGCACAGATCCTGCCCGCCACGCCGGAAGAGCCGTTCCTGCGTATCCGGCTGGGCGACGCGCTCATCCGCACGCAGCTTGTCGGCGCCTACAACGCCACCAACGTCCTCGCCGCCCTGGCGGTCGGCGACTATTTCGGCGTGTCCCGCGCCGACGCCATTGCCGCGATCGCGGCTTTCGCGCCCGACAACAACCGCTCCCAGATGGTGCGTACGCAGGCCAACACCCTGATCGTGGACGCCTACAACGCCAATCCTTCCTCGATGCGCGCCGCACTGGACAACTTCCGCCACGTGCAGGCGCCGCGCAAGCTTGCCCTGCTGGGCGACATGCGCGAGCTGGGGGAGGAGTCGCTCGCCGAGCACCGGAAGGTGGTGCGCCAGCTGCGCGGCGACGGCCTCCAGGCCTGCCTGGTGGGCGAGGAGTTCCGCCGCGCGCTCGAGAGCCTCGAACCGGGCGACGAGCCCTGGTTCGCCGACTCCGCGGCCCTGGCAGCCCACCTCACCGCCCATCCCGTCCGCGACGCCGTCGTCCTCGTCAAGGGCTCCCGCGGCATCCAGATGGAGAAAGTCCTGCCCGTCCTGTGAGCAGGATGGACCTCACATTTTGAAGCGGTATTGGAGGCGGCATTCGAAGCGCCCGTCCCTGGGCGTGAGGTTCCAGGGGTACTGGACGGTCTCGAGGCGCAGCCAGAGGCTGTGGCGGCGCACGGGCTGCCAGGCGAGGTAAAGCGAAGCGCTCCAGCCACGGCCATAGCGCGCCGGGACGCTGAATGAGCCCGGCGCATCCCTTTCGTAGACATAGATGCGGTCATCCCAGTCGTCCACCTTGAAGAGGCCGCCGCGCAGGTAGGCCGACCATTCCGGCTGCCGGCGGGCGGCCTCGGCGTACCAGTGCCAGGCCCAGCCGCAGCCGCGGACCAGGTCATAGCGGCCGCCGAGCAACCAGGGGCCGTATTCCGCGCCGAGCGTGGCGCGCAGCTCCAGGCGCAGGGGCACGGTCTCGTCGGGACGGAAGCGGCCCGCCAGCCGCAGGGCGGGGCGGAAACCGATCCCGCGCCACGCAAGGGCCGGCTGCCACTGCACGACGCTCTTGTACTGCTGCGCGCCCGTGTCGGTGCGCCAGCCGGCGTCCAGCGTGGCGCTGAAGGACGGCGCCTCGTAGCCGGCCGCCAGCCCGCTGTAGCGCTTGTCGGCCGGCCCGTACCAGCGCAGCAGACAGCCCCAGCGATGCCCGTAGGACGGCACCAGATAGGCGCCGGCCAGCGCAGAGACACCCCGCCTCCAGGCATAGGCGACTTCGCCGAACAGGCTCCAGCCGGGCAGCGAGACGCGCGCCTCCAGTGAAGCCGCTTCGTCCGTCGCCGTCAGGCCCGCCGTGACCGTCCGCCAGCTGCGCTCCAGGTTCAGGATCGGACGCTGTCCGGTCCAGGAATAGGCCGTAGAAAGGCGCCAGGGCCCGAAATGCCAGTCGGCCGCCAGCCCCAGCAGGTCGGCGCCGTAGGAGCCGGTAGGGGAGAACCCCGTCCCGTTCTTGCGCAGCGCGCCCAGGGAGGAATACCCGCTCAGCTGGAAACCGCTCCACTGCACGAGCCCCTGGCCGAACCGGGCGTTGAAATGCCCGACGACCAGCTGCCCGAGCACGCCGCGGCCATAGTAAGCGGCGCTCAGGGTGGGGAAGCCGGGCTTCGGGTCGGACAGCGTGGTGCGCACGGACGCGAAGAAGGCCGCGCGCTCGCCCAGCGCGGCCTCGTACTTGGCGCCCCAGGCAGCCGCCTCCGACGGGCGCAACGCGCCCCGCAGCGTCAGCGACTGCCGCAGGCGCCGGTCCTCCCGCTTCCCGGGAGCTTCGCCTTCCGGCACGCCCAGGAAGGCGAACTCGCGCAGCGCCTCGACGAAGCGCGCATTGAATCCGTCCACCAGGGCAAGTTCCGCCCAGGAAAGGACCGCGCCCGTGCGGGTGCGGTAATCGAGCAGCGACGCCACCTGGAAAGGCGTGAGCAGTCCCGTGGACAGCAGCCGGCTCCGGCCGGCGAGGTTCAGGTCCACGGGATGCGCCGCAAGTGACTGATAATGCTGCACTTCGTCTTCGGATAGTTCTTCGACGCACGAGGCGCCGGTCAGGGTCAGCAGGGCCTGCTGGAATCCCGTCGGCCCTGAAAGGGCCAGCAAAAGAAGAAGTCGTCTCATAGTTGTCAAAAGTTTCTTCCCAAATTTAAAACAATTTTCGTATATTCGTGAAATTTATCAATTCCCCTTATGAAGGACGAGAAAATCAAACTCCACGACAAGACATTCCGGCCTTACATCCGGCACGAGCGCATCCTGGACGCCATCGACGGCGTCGCCCGCGAGATCAACCACGACTTCCACGACAGCACCGACATCCCGGTGATCCTGTGCGTCCTCAATGGCTCCATTCCCTTCACCGGCGAGCTCCTGCAGCGCCTCGATTTCCCGCTCCAGGTCGTTTCCGTCAAGCTTTCCTCCTACCAGGGCACCCAGTCCACGGGCACGGTCCTGAACGTGATGGGCCTGACCTCCAACGTCCGCGGCCGCCGCGTCATCATCTGCGAGGACATCGTCGACACCGGCAACACCATCGTCGCCCTCAAGGAAATGCTCATCGACAAGGAAGGCGCCGCCGAGGTCCGCATCGCCACGATGCTCCTCAAGCCCGATGTCTACAACAAGCCGGAGAAGCTCGACTACGTCGGCATGGAGATTCCCAATGCCTTCATCGTGGGATTCGGCCTCGACTACAACGAGCTCGGCCGCAACATCAGAGATATTTACGTAATAGACGAATAACATGAAGTATTACATCCTTTTCGGCCCTCCGGGCGCCGGCAAGGGCACCCACGCCGGTGCCATCGCCCAGAAGTACAACCTCAAGCACATCTCCACCGGAGAGCTGCTCCGCGCAGAGATCGCCGCCGGCACCGAACTCGGCAAGCAGGCCAAGACCCTGATCGACGCCGGTTCGCTGGTCCCCGACTCCGTCGTGGAGGGGATGATCGAGACCGCCTTCGACACGGTCAAGGGCGTCGACGGTTTCCTGCTGGACGGCTTCCCGCGCAATCTTTCCCAGGCGGCCGACCTTGACAGGATCCTGGAGAAGCGCGGCGAGTCCGTGACCGCCGTCGCCGGCCTGATGATCAGCGACGACATGATCCGCGAGCGCATCAAGGGCCGCGCCGTGATCGAAGGACGCGCCGACGACGCCTCCGACGAGACGGTCAACAACCGCATCCGGACCTACCACGCACAGACCGAGCCGCTCATCGAGTACTACAAGGCCGCCGGCAAATACTGGGAAGTCAACGTGGACGGCGGCGAGATCGCCGAGAACCGCGCCCGCGTCCTCGCCCTGATGGACAAGATCGCCTGATGGCAGACAACTACCTGGAAAAGAGATACGAAGAGGTCTTCGGCAAGGCTGCGGGGCAGAAGAAAGCCCCGCAGCGGCCGAGCCTTGACACCTTGTTGCTGCACAACCGGAGCTACCGGGGTTTTGACAAGGGATATGTCGTGCACCGGCGCCAGCTGGACGCGATGATCGCCGTCAACGTCAAGGTAGCCTCCAGTGTCAACCTGCAGCGCCTGCGCTTCCGCCCCGTCGTCAAAGGACCGGAGGCGGACCAGGTCAACAAATACA
This Bacteroidales bacterium WCE2004 DNA region includes the following protein-coding sequences:
- a CDS encoding lipopolysaccharide export system permease protein codes for the protein MFDKITKIDWYIAKKFISTFFLSMVLIIVVIIIFDLSEKIDYFVKNEAPLKAIVFDYYCNYIPYMINMFASLFVFITVIFFTSRMASNSEIIAILSCGVRFHRMMVPYIASATLIALLSLGLNLYVIPHSNATRIEFEAKYIKRHNNFNLRNIHYQISPGKFVYIESFSRWNNTAYKFTIEDMEGHRLVRKISAESAAWDSTTTGWQLRKVITRDYSTGLKDDVRYADQVDTVIGLKLKDLFNNEKTVETLAIGALDELIETQKLRGDPNVMYARIEKQRRLTMPFSAIILTIIGVSLSARKRRGGIGWNIGIGIGLAFSYIFFLRMSEMFVYTDTLPPGIALWLPNLLFAGVAYFLYKRACK
- a CDS encoding UDP-N-acetylmuramoyl-tripeptide--D-alanyl-D-alanine ligase, with protein sequence MEDLYQKYLACGGRVTTDSRAIAGGEIFFALRGENFDGNDYAAKALESGAAWAVVNDDAELPADARFIRVADPLQTLRDLAIWHRTHVRDGKLPVLGLTGTNGKTTTKNLIAAVLAKKYRVTATQGNLNNDIGVPLSLLSIKSDTEIAVIEMGANHPDDIAKLVRVSRPDYGLITNVGRAHLLGFGSFEGVKAAKGELYKWLGSHRGSVIFLNEDDPDLREMAAKQPCHTFGYGIAAQGAQILPATPEEPFLRIRLGDALIRTQLVGAYNATNVLAALAVGDYFGVSRADAIAAIAAFAPDNNRSQMVRTQANTLIVDAYNANPSSMRAALDNFRHVQAPRKLALLGDMRELGEESLAEHRKVVRQLRGDGLQACLVGEEFRRALESLEPGDEPWFADSAALAAHLTAHPVRDAVVLVKGSRGIQMEKVLPVL
- a CDS encoding deoxyuridine 5'-triphosphate nucleotidohydrolase, translated to MTVKVINRSANPLPAYATPLAAGLDVRADNAEPIELKPMQRAMVPTGLFLEIPAGYEVQVRPRSGLAAKRGVTVLNAPGTIDADYRGEVCVILVNLGTEPFVIERGERIAQLVLARHEVIEWEESEELAASERGAGGFGSTGVK
- a CDS encoding Adenylate kinase, which codes for MKYYILFGPPGAGKGTHAGAIAQKYNLKHISTGELLRAEIAAGTELGKQAKTLIDAGSLVPDSVVEGMIETAFDTVKGVDGFLLDGFPRNLSQAADLDRILEKRGESVTAVAGLMISDDMIRERIKGRAVIEGRADDASDETVNNRIRTYHAQTEPLIEYYKAAGKYWEVNVDGGEIAENRARVLALMDKIA
- a CDS encoding hypoxanthine phosphoribosyltransferase is translated as MKDEKIKLHDKTFRPYIRHERILDAIDGVAREINHDFHDSTDIPVILCVLNGSIPFTGELLQRLDFPLQVVSVKLSSYQGTQSTGTVLNVMGLTSNVRGRRVIICEDIVDTGNTIVALKEMLIDKEGAAEVRIATMLLKPDVYNKPEKLDYVGMEIPNAFIVGFGLDYNELGRNIRDIYVIDE